The Carassius auratus strain Wakin chromosome 27, ASM336829v1, whole genome shotgun sequence genome includes a region encoding these proteins:
- the u2surp gene encoding U2 snRNP-associated SURP motif-containing protein isoform X2 — MADKTPGGAQKANSKALLESKLKAFSIGKMAVAKRTLSKKEQDELKKKEDERAAAEIYEEFLAAFEGGEGKVKTFVRGGIANATKEEAAADDKKGKLYKPKSRIMEAKSFLPLETPPQFLSLDKRNASKKGDKEKKKSNLELFKEELKQIQEERDERHRLKGRVSRFEPLPTMEGKRSFLDDCAPGSHDVGDPTTTNLYLGNINPQMNEEMLCQEFGRYGPLASVKIMWPRTDEERARERNCGFVAFMTRRDAERALKHLNGKMIMNFEMKLGWGKGVPIPPHPIYIPPSMMEHTLPPPPSGLPFNAQPRERLKNPSAPMPPPPKCKEEFEKTLSQAIVKVVIPTERNLLSLIHRMIEFVVREGPMFEAMIMNREINNPLYRFLFENQSPAHVYYRWKLYTILQGDSPTKWKTEDFRIFKNGSFWRPPPLNPYLHGTPEDEERDDEDDDDEDDEISKKGALKDNERDKLEELLRGLTPRKSDIADAMFFCLTHADAAEEIVECIAESLSILKTPLPKKIARLYLVSDVLYNSSAKVANASYYRKFFETKLCQVFSDLNATYKTIQGHLQSENFKQRVMSCFRAWEDWAVYPDPFLIKLQNIFLGLVSLDPEKETVDVLPEQPEMSEDVDGASIVEEELDGAPLDDVDGMPIDGAPIDGAPLDDLDGMPIKGTDDDLDGVPLDQKPGFKVAPSKWEEVDGTALEAQAVTTSKWEIFDLPDEPEKSKTSATRETESKDSLKSSSAADQQSYSNPVREEYDLKSAKFSEMSEEKRAKLREIELKVMKFQDELESGKRPKKSGPSIQEQVELYRDKLLQREKEKETEKDKEKEKERKDKEKSDVSHKEKDKDDSTPGRKEKKRRHSPSPSPTRSSSSRRGRSPSPRSERSDRSFTKDSSRSSYKDSPRESNRKSSKRSPSPPRTPKRSRRSRSRTPKKSSKKSRSRSRSPHRSHKKSKKSKH, encoded by the exons ATGGCGGACAAAACGCCAGGTGGGGCGCAGAAAGCCAACTctaag GCTTTATTGGAAAGTAAGTTAAAGGCCTTCAGTATCGGCAAGATGGCAGTTGCAAAAAGAACACTAAGTAAGAAAGAGCAAGATGAACTCAAGAAGAAG GAGGATGAAAGGGCAGCAGCGGAGATCTATGAGGAATTCCTCGCTGCGTTTGAGGGAGGTGAAGGAAAGGTCAAGACCTTTGTACGTGGTGGGATTGCTAATGCTACTAAAG AGGAAGCGGCAGCTGATGACAAAAAAGGAAAGCTCTACAAACCAAAATCAAGGATTATGGAGGCTAAAAGTTTTTTACCTTTGGAAACTCCACCACAGTTTTTATCATTAGATAAACGCAAT GCATCCAAGaagggagacaaagaaaagaaaaagagcaacCTTGAACTCTTCAAAGAAGAACTTAAACA gATACAGGAGGAGCGTGATGAACGGCACCGGTTGAAGGGCCGAGTCAGTCGTTTTGAGCCTCTTCCCACAATGGAAGGAAAGCGATCCT TTTTGGACGATTGTGCTCCTGGCTCACACGATGTTGGTGATCCGACAACTACGAATCTCTATTTGGGGAACATAAATCCTCAG ATGAATGAGGAGATGCTCTGTCAGGAATTCGGTCGCTATGGGCCATTAGCCAGTGTGAAAATTATGTGGCCCAGGACTGATGAGGAAAGGGCCAGAGAACGGAATTGTGGTTTTGTAGCCTTCATGACGAGGAGAGATGCTGAACGTGcacttaaacatttaaatg GCAAAATGATAATGAATTTTGAAATGAAACTGGGATGGGGCAAAGGTGTACCAATTCCTCCTCACCCCATTTACATTCCACCTTCAATGATGGAGCACACCCTCCCGCCTCCACCCTCTGGACTGCCCTTCAATGCCCAGCCAAGAGAGAGGCTGAAGAATCCCAGCGCTCCTATGCCTCCCCCTCCAAAGTGCAAAGAGGAGTTTGAGAAG ACTCTGTCGCAAGCCATAGTCAAAGTGGTTATCCCAACAGAAAg GAATTTGCTCTCTCTCATCCATCGAATGATCGAATTTGTGGTGCGTGAAGGTCCAATGTTTGAAGCCATGATCATGAACCGGGAGATCAACAATCCGCTCTACAG gtttttatttgaaaatcaaaGTCCTGCTCATGTTTATTACCGGTGGAAGTTATACACCATATTACAG GGCGATTCtccaacaaaatggaaaacagaagACTTTAGAATATTTAAGAACGGATCTTTCTGGCGACCGCCACCTCTCAACCCATATTTGCATGGCACGCCTGAAGACGAGGAGcgtgatgatgaagatgacgatgatgaagatgatgaaatcAGCAAGAAGGGCGCTTTGAAAGACAA CGAGAGGGATAAATTGGAGGAGTTACTCCGAGGTCTCACGCCAAGGAAGAGCGACATAGCTGACGCCATGTTTTTCTGCCTCACACATGCTGACGCAGCCGAAGAGATTGTGGAATGCATTGCTGAGTCTCTCTCCATACTTAAAACCCCTCTGCCAAAGAAG ATTGCAAGGTTATATTTGGTGTCAGATGTGCTGTATAACTCATCTGCAAAAGTTGCTAATGCTTCCTATTACAGAAAATT CTTTGAAACAAAACTCTGCCAGGTATTTTCTGACCTAAACGCCACATATAAGACAATACAGGGCCATTTACAATCCGAGAATTTCAAG CAACGAGTAATGTCCTGTTTCCGTGCATGGGAAGACTGGGCAGTGTATCCCGATCCATTCCTGATTAAACTTCAGAACATCTTCCTGGGCCTCGTCAGTCTCGATCCTGAAAAGGAGACTGTAGACGTGTTACCTGAG CAACCAGAAATGTCGGAGGACGTTGATGGTGCTTCTATTGTGGAGGAGGAGCTGGATGGTGCACCTTTGGATGATGTTGACGGCATGCCCATAGATGGAGCGCCAATTGATGGTGCACCACTTGATGACCTGGATGGAATGCCCATCAAGGGGACAGATGATGATCTAGATGGCGTTCCTT tggATCAAAAACCAGGCTTTAAGGTGGCCCCGTCAAAATGGGAGGAAGTGGATGGTACTGCTTTGGAGGCTCAAG cTGTAACCACATCCAAATGGGAAATCTTTGATCTACCCGATGAACCTGAGAAAAGCAAAACAAG TGCAACACGAGAAACTGAGAGTAAAGACTCTCTCAAGAGCTCCAGCGCTGCAGATCAGCAGTCCTACAGTAATCCTGTTAGAGAAGAATATGATTTAAAGTCTGCTAAGTTTTCTGAGATGAGCGAGGAGAAACGTGCCAAACTACGAGAAATCGAG CTGAAAGTCATGAAGTTTCAAGATGAGCTTGAATCTGGAAAACGCCCAAAAAAATCTGGACCGAGTATTCAAGAACAAGTAGAGCTTTACCGGGACAAGTTACTACAGCGG gaaaaggagaaagagacagagaaagacaaagagaaagaaaaagagagaaaagacaaagaaaaatctGATGTGTCCCACAAAGAGAAGGACAAAGATGACTCCACCCCGGGCAGAAAAGAAAA AAAACGGAGGCATAGTCCCTCCCCCAGTCCCACCCGAAGTAGCAGCAGTAGGCGCGGCAGGTCACCCTCACCTCGATCAGAGCGCTCCGATAGATCTTTTACAAAAGACAGCTCTCGATCGTCTTATAAAGACTCTCCAAGAGAAAGTAACCGCAAGTCATCTAAAAG gTCTCCTTCACCCCCAAGAACGCCTAAGAGGTCACGGAGGTCCAGATCGAGAACACCCAAAAAATCCTCAAAGAAATCCAGATCTCGGTCACGATCTCCTCACCGTTCTCACAAGAAATCCAAAAAAAGCAAACACTGA
- the u2surp gene encoding U2 snRNP-associated SURP motif-containing protein isoform X3, translated as MIEFVVREGPMFEAMIMNREINNPLYRFLFENQSPAHVYYRWKLYTILQGDSPTKWKTEDFRIFKNGSFWRPPPLNPYLHGTPEDEERDDEDDDDEDDEISKKGALKDNERDKLEELLRGLTPRKSDIADAMFFCLTHADAAEEIVECIAESLSILKTPLPKKIARLYLVSDVLYNSSAKVANASYYRKFFETKLCQVFSDLNATYKTIQGHLQSENFKQRVMSCFRAWEDWAVYPDPFLIKLQNIFLGLVSLDPEKETVDVLPEQPEMSEDVDGASIVEEELDGAPLDDVDGMPIDGAPIDGAPLDDLDGMPIKGTDDDLDGVPLDQKPGFKVAPSKWEEVDGTALEAQAVTTSKWEIFDLPDEPEKSKTSATRETESKDSLKSSSAADQQSYSNPVREEYDLKSAKFSEMSEEKRAKLREIELKVMKFQDELESGKRPKKSGPSIQEQVELYRDKLLQREKEKETEKDKEKEKERKDKEKSDVSHKEKDKDDSTPGRKEKKRRHSPSPSPTRSSSSRRGRSPSPRSERSDRSFTKDSSRSSYKDSPRESNRKSSKRSPSPPRTPKRSRRSRSRTPKKSSKKSRSRSRSPHRSHKKSKKSKH; from the exons ATGATCGAATTTGTGGTGCGTGAAGGTCCAATGTTTGAAGCCATGATCATGAACCGGGAGATCAACAATCCGCTCTACAG gtttttatttgaaaatcaaaGTCCTGCTCATGTTTATTACCGGTGGAAGTTATACACCATATTACAG GGCGATTCtccaacaaaatggaaaacagaagACTTTAGAATATTTAAGAACGGATCTTTCTGGCGACCGCCACCTCTCAACCCATATTTGCATGGCACGCCTGAAGACGAGGAGcgtgatgatgaagatgacgatgatgaagatgatgaaatcAGCAAGAAGGGCGCTTTGAAAGACAA CGAGAGGGATAAATTGGAGGAGTTACTCCGAGGTCTCACGCCAAGGAAGAGCGACATAGCTGACGCCATGTTTTTCTGCCTCACACATGCTGACGCAGCCGAAGAGATTGTGGAATGCATTGCTGAGTCTCTCTCCATACTTAAAACCCCTCTGCCAAAGAAG ATTGCAAGGTTATATTTGGTGTCAGATGTGCTGTATAACTCATCTGCAAAAGTTGCTAATGCTTCCTATTACAGAAAATT CTTTGAAACAAAACTCTGCCAGGTATTTTCTGACCTAAACGCCACATATAAGACAATACAGGGCCATTTACAATCCGAGAATTTCAAG CAACGAGTAATGTCCTGTTTCCGTGCATGGGAAGACTGGGCAGTGTATCCCGATCCATTCCTGATTAAACTTCAGAACATCTTCCTGGGCCTCGTCAGTCTCGATCCTGAAAAGGAGACTGTAGACGTGTTACCTGAG CAACCAGAAATGTCGGAGGACGTTGATGGTGCTTCTATTGTGGAGGAGGAGCTGGATGGTGCACCTTTGGATGATGTTGACGGCATGCCCATAGATGGAGCGCCAATTGATGGTGCACCACTTGATGACCTGGATGGAATGCCCATCAAGGGGACAGATGATGATCTAGATGGCGTTCCTT tggATCAAAAACCAGGCTTTAAGGTGGCCCCGTCAAAATGGGAGGAAGTGGATGGTACTGCTTTGGAGGCTCAAG cTGTAACCACATCCAAATGGGAAATCTTTGATCTACCCGATGAACCTGAGAAAAGCAAAACAAG TGCAACACGAGAAACTGAGAGTAAAGACTCTCTCAAGAGCTCCAGCGCTGCAGATCAGCAGTCCTACAGTAATCCTGTTAGAGAAGAATATGATTTAAAGTCTGCTAAGTTTTCTGAGATGAGCGAGGAGAAACGTGCCAAACTACGAGAAATCGAG CTGAAAGTCATGAAGTTTCAAGATGAGCTTGAATCTGGAAAACGCCCAAAAAAATCTGGACCGAGTATTCAAGAACAAGTAGAGCTTTACCGGGACAAGTTACTACAGCGG gaaaaggagaaagagacagagaaagacaaagagaaagaaaaagagagaaaagacaaagaaaaatctGATGTGTCCCACAAAGAGAAGGACAAAGATGACTCCACCCCGGGCAGAAAAGAAAA AAAACGGAGGCATAGTCCCTCCCCCAGTCCCACCCGAAGTAGCAGCAGTAGGCGCGGCAGGTCACCCTCACCTCGATCAGAGCGCTCCGATAGATCTTTTACAAAAGACAGCTCTCGATCGTCTTATAAAGACTCTCCAAGAGAAAGTAACCGCAAGTCATCTAAAAG gTCTCCTTCACCCCCAAGAACGCCTAAGAGGTCACGGAGGTCCAGATCGAGAACACCCAAAAAATCCTCAAAGAAATCCAGATCTCGGTCACGATCTCCTCACCGTTCTCACAAGAAATCCAAAAAAAGCAAACACTGA
- the u2surp gene encoding U2 snRNP-associated SURP motif-containing protein isoform X1, whose amino-acid sequence MADKTPGGAQKANSKALLESKLKAFSIGKMAVAKRTLSKKEQDELKKKEDERAAAEIYEEFLAAFEGGEGKVKTFVRGGIANATKEEAAADDKKGKLYKPKSRIMEAKSFLPLETPPQFLSLDKRNASKKGDKEKKKSNLELFKEELKQIQEERDERHRLKGRVSRFEPLPTMEGKRSSDGSSRRNRPSSVLDDCAPGSHDVGDPTTTNLYLGNINPQMNEEMLCQEFGRYGPLASVKIMWPRTDEERARERNCGFVAFMTRRDAERALKHLNGKMIMNFEMKLGWGKGVPIPPHPIYIPPSMMEHTLPPPPSGLPFNAQPRERLKNPSAPMPPPPKCKEEFEKTLSQAIVKVVIPTERNLLSLIHRMIEFVVREGPMFEAMIMNREINNPLYRFLFENQSPAHVYYRWKLYTILQGDSPTKWKTEDFRIFKNGSFWRPPPLNPYLHGTPEDEERDDEDDDDEDDEISKKGALKDNERDKLEELLRGLTPRKSDIADAMFFCLTHADAAEEIVECIAESLSILKTPLPKKIARLYLVSDVLYNSSAKVANASYYRKFFETKLCQVFSDLNATYKTIQGHLQSENFKQRVMSCFRAWEDWAVYPDPFLIKLQNIFLGLVSLDPEKETVDVLPEQPEMSEDVDGASIVEEELDGAPLDDVDGMPIDGAPIDGAPLDDLDGMPIKGTDDDLDGVPLDQKPGFKVAPSKWEEVDGTALEAQAVTTSKWEIFDLPDEPEKSKTSATRETESKDSLKSSSAADQQSYSNPVREEYDLKSAKFSEMSEEKRAKLREIELKVMKFQDELESGKRPKKSGPSIQEQVELYRDKLLQREKEKETEKDKEKEKERKDKEKSDVSHKEKDKDDSTPGRKEKKRRHSPSPSPTRSSSSRRGRSPSPRSERSDRSFTKDSSRSSYKDSPRESNRKSSKRSPSPPRTPKRSRRSRSRTPKKSSKKSRSRSRSPHRSHKKSKKSKH is encoded by the exons ATGGCGGACAAAACGCCAGGTGGGGCGCAGAAAGCCAACTctaag GCTTTATTGGAAAGTAAGTTAAAGGCCTTCAGTATCGGCAAGATGGCAGTTGCAAAAAGAACACTAAGTAAGAAAGAGCAAGATGAACTCAAGAAGAAG GAGGATGAAAGGGCAGCAGCGGAGATCTATGAGGAATTCCTCGCTGCGTTTGAGGGAGGTGAAGGAAAGGTCAAGACCTTTGTACGTGGTGGGATTGCTAATGCTACTAAAG AGGAAGCGGCAGCTGATGACAAAAAAGGAAAGCTCTACAAACCAAAATCAAGGATTATGGAGGCTAAAAGTTTTTTACCTTTGGAAACTCCACCACAGTTTTTATCATTAGATAAACGCAAT GCATCCAAGaagggagacaaagaaaagaaaaagagcaacCTTGAACTCTTCAAAGAAGAACTTAAACA gATACAGGAGGAGCGTGATGAACGGCACCGGTTGAAGGGCCGAGTCAGTCGTTTTGAGCCTCTTCCCACAATGGAAGGAAAGCGATCCT CGGATGGTTCTTCACGAAGAAACCGTCCGTCCAGtg TTTTGGACGATTGTGCTCCTGGCTCACACGATGTTGGTGATCCGACAACTACGAATCTCTATTTGGGGAACATAAATCCTCAG ATGAATGAGGAGATGCTCTGTCAGGAATTCGGTCGCTATGGGCCATTAGCCAGTGTGAAAATTATGTGGCCCAGGACTGATGAGGAAAGGGCCAGAGAACGGAATTGTGGTTTTGTAGCCTTCATGACGAGGAGAGATGCTGAACGTGcacttaaacatttaaatg GCAAAATGATAATGAATTTTGAAATGAAACTGGGATGGGGCAAAGGTGTACCAATTCCTCCTCACCCCATTTACATTCCACCTTCAATGATGGAGCACACCCTCCCGCCTCCACCCTCTGGACTGCCCTTCAATGCCCAGCCAAGAGAGAGGCTGAAGAATCCCAGCGCTCCTATGCCTCCCCCTCCAAAGTGCAAAGAGGAGTTTGAGAAG ACTCTGTCGCAAGCCATAGTCAAAGTGGTTATCCCAACAGAAAg GAATTTGCTCTCTCTCATCCATCGAATGATCGAATTTGTGGTGCGTGAAGGTCCAATGTTTGAAGCCATGATCATGAACCGGGAGATCAACAATCCGCTCTACAG gtttttatttgaaaatcaaaGTCCTGCTCATGTTTATTACCGGTGGAAGTTATACACCATATTACAG GGCGATTCtccaacaaaatggaaaacagaagACTTTAGAATATTTAAGAACGGATCTTTCTGGCGACCGCCACCTCTCAACCCATATTTGCATGGCACGCCTGAAGACGAGGAGcgtgatgatgaagatgacgatgatgaagatgatgaaatcAGCAAGAAGGGCGCTTTGAAAGACAA CGAGAGGGATAAATTGGAGGAGTTACTCCGAGGTCTCACGCCAAGGAAGAGCGACATAGCTGACGCCATGTTTTTCTGCCTCACACATGCTGACGCAGCCGAAGAGATTGTGGAATGCATTGCTGAGTCTCTCTCCATACTTAAAACCCCTCTGCCAAAGAAG ATTGCAAGGTTATATTTGGTGTCAGATGTGCTGTATAACTCATCTGCAAAAGTTGCTAATGCTTCCTATTACAGAAAATT CTTTGAAACAAAACTCTGCCAGGTATTTTCTGACCTAAACGCCACATATAAGACAATACAGGGCCATTTACAATCCGAGAATTTCAAG CAACGAGTAATGTCCTGTTTCCGTGCATGGGAAGACTGGGCAGTGTATCCCGATCCATTCCTGATTAAACTTCAGAACATCTTCCTGGGCCTCGTCAGTCTCGATCCTGAAAAGGAGACTGTAGACGTGTTACCTGAG CAACCAGAAATGTCGGAGGACGTTGATGGTGCTTCTATTGTGGAGGAGGAGCTGGATGGTGCACCTTTGGATGATGTTGACGGCATGCCCATAGATGGAGCGCCAATTGATGGTGCACCACTTGATGACCTGGATGGAATGCCCATCAAGGGGACAGATGATGATCTAGATGGCGTTCCTT tggATCAAAAACCAGGCTTTAAGGTGGCCCCGTCAAAATGGGAGGAAGTGGATGGTACTGCTTTGGAGGCTCAAG cTGTAACCACATCCAAATGGGAAATCTTTGATCTACCCGATGAACCTGAGAAAAGCAAAACAAG TGCAACACGAGAAACTGAGAGTAAAGACTCTCTCAAGAGCTCCAGCGCTGCAGATCAGCAGTCCTACAGTAATCCTGTTAGAGAAGAATATGATTTAAAGTCTGCTAAGTTTTCTGAGATGAGCGAGGAGAAACGTGCCAAACTACGAGAAATCGAG CTGAAAGTCATGAAGTTTCAAGATGAGCTTGAATCTGGAAAACGCCCAAAAAAATCTGGACCGAGTATTCAAGAACAAGTAGAGCTTTACCGGGACAAGTTACTACAGCGG gaaaaggagaaagagacagagaaagacaaagagaaagaaaaagagagaaaagacaaagaaaaatctGATGTGTCCCACAAAGAGAAGGACAAAGATGACTCCACCCCGGGCAGAAAAGAAAA AAAACGGAGGCATAGTCCCTCCCCCAGTCCCACCCGAAGTAGCAGCAGTAGGCGCGGCAGGTCACCCTCACCTCGATCAGAGCGCTCCGATAGATCTTTTACAAAAGACAGCTCTCGATCGTCTTATAAAGACTCTCCAAGAGAAAGTAACCGCAAGTCATCTAAAAG gTCTCCTTCACCCCCAAGAACGCCTAAGAGGTCACGGAGGTCCAGATCGAGAACACCCAAAAAATCCTCAAAGAAATCCAGATCTCGGTCACGATCTCCTCACCGTTCTCACAAGAAATCCAAAAAAAGCAAACACTGA